A region from the Geobacillus vulcani PSS1 genome encodes:
- the carB gene encoding carbamoyl-phosphate synthase large subunit produces MPKRRDIETILVIGSGPIVIGQAAEFDYAGTQACLALKEEGYKVILVNSNPATIMTDTEIADKVYMEPLTLEFVARIIRKERPDAILPTLGGQTGLNLAVELAKAGVLEECGVEILGTKLEAIEKAEDREQFRALMNELGEPVPESAIIHSLEEAYAFVEQIGYPVIVRPAFTLGGTGGGICTNEQELIDIVSTGLKMSPVHQCLLERSIAGYKEIEYEVMRDANDNAIVVCNMENIDPVGIHTGDSIVVAPSQTLSDREYQLLRNASLNIIRALGIEGGCNVQLALDPDSFRYYVIEVNPRVSRSSALASKATGYPIAKLAAKIAVGLTLDEMINPVTGKTYACFEPALDYVVTKIPRFPFDKFESANRRLGTQMKATGEVMAIGRTFEESLLKAVRSLEIGVHHLALKEADTATDDVVEKRIRKAGDERLFYIAEALRRGVTVDTLHEWSQIDRFFLHKIENIIEMETVLKNRPGDLDALRKAKALGFSDAAVAALWNKTERDIYALRRQEGIVPVYKMVDTCAAEFTSETPYYYSTYEEENESIVTETPSVIVLGSGPIRIGQGIEFDYATVHCVWAIKQAGYEAIIINNNPETVSTDFSTSDKLYFEPLTAEDVMHVIDLEKPVGVIVQFGGQTAINLAAELEARGVRLLGTTLEDLDRAEDRDKFEQALSELGIPKPAGKTAVSVEEAVAIAEEIGYPVLVRPSYVLGGRAMEIVYNREELLHYMEHAVRVNPQHPVLVDRYITGKEVEVDAISDGETVVIPGIMEHIERAGVHSGDSIAVYPPQTLSVEVIDKIADDTIRLARGLRIVGLLNIQFVVSGSDVYVLEVNPRSSRTVPFLSKITGVPMANLATKAILGAKLAEMGYETGVRPVRPGVYVKVPVFSFAKLRNVDISLGPEMKSTGEVIGKDVTFEKALYKGLVASGIHIQPHGAVLLTVADKDKEEAVELARRFADIGYQLLATNGTAETLKAAGIPVTVVNKIHSASPNILDVIRQGKAQVVINTLTKGKQPESDGFRIRREAVENGIPCLTSLDTARAMLQVLESMTFSTTAMTEELVRS; encoded by the coding sequence ATGCCTAAACGCCGCGACATCGAAACGATTTTGGTCATCGGCTCCGGCCCGATCGTCATCGGTCAGGCAGCCGAGTTTGACTACGCCGGGACGCAAGCGTGTCTCGCCTTGAAAGAAGAAGGCTATAAAGTCATTCTCGTCAACTCGAACCCGGCGACGATCATGACCGATACGGAAATCGCCGATAAAGTGTATATGGAACCGCTGACGCTTGAGTTTGTCGCCCGCATCATCCGCAAAGAGCGGCCGGATGCGATTTTGCCGACGCTCGGCGGCCAAACGGGCCTCAACTTGGCGGTTGAGCTGGCCAAGGCCGGCGTGCTTGAAGAGTGCGGCGTCGAAATTCTTGGCACGAAACTCGAGGCGATCGAAAAGGCGGAAGACCGTGAACAGTTCCGCGCCCTCATGAACGAGCTTGGTGAACCGGTGCCGGAGAGCGCCATTATTCACAGTCTGGAAGAGGCGTATGCGTTTGTCGAACAGATCGGCTATCCGGTCATCGTCCGCCCAGCGTTTACGCTCGGCGGCACGGGCGGCGGCATTTGCACGAACGAACAAGAACTGATCGACATCGTTTCGACCGGTTTGAAAATGAGCCCGGTGCACCAATGCTTGCTTGAGCGGAGCATCGCCGGCTACAAAGAAATCGAGTATGAAGTGATGCGCGATGCCAACGACAACGCCATCGTCGTCTGCAACATGGAAAACATCGACCCGGTCGGCATCCATACCGGTGACTCGATCGTCGTCGCCCCGAGCCAGACGTTAAGCGACCGCGAATACCAACTGCTTCGCAACGCGTCCTTGAACATCATCCGCGCCCTTGGCATCGAAGGCGGCTGCAACGTCCAGCTGGCGCTCGACCCGGACAGCTTCCGCTATTACGTCATCGAAGTGAACCCGCGCGTCAGCCGCTCGTCGGCGCTCGCCTCCAAAGCGACCGGATACCCGATCGCGAAACTGGCGGCGAAAATTGCTGTCGGGCTGACGCTGGATGAGATGATCAACCCGGTCACTGGGAAAACGTACGCCTGCTTTGAGCCGGCGCTTGATTATGTCGTGACGAAAATTCCGCGCTTCCCGTTTGACAAATTTGAATCGGCGAACCGCCGCCTTGGCACGCAAATGAAGGCGACCGGCGAAGTGATGGCGATCGGCCGGACGTTTGAAGAATCGCTGTTAAAAGCGGTCCGTTCGCTCGAGATCGGCGTCCACCATCTCGCATTAAAAGAGGCGGACACCGCCACTGACGACGTGGTCGAGAAACGGATCCGCAAGGCGGGCGATGAACGGCTCTTTTACATCGCTGAAGCGCTCCGCCGCGGGGTGACGGTCGACACGTTGCATGAATGGAGCCAAATCGATCGCTTTTTCTTGCATAAAATCGAAAACATCATTGAGATGGAAACGGTCTTGAAAAACCGTCCGGGCGACCTTGACGCGCTGAGGAAGGCGAAAGCGCTCGGCTTCTCGGACGCCGCAGTGGCGGCATTATGGAACAAAACGGAGCGCGACATTTACGCGCTGCGCCGCCAGGAAGGCATCGTGCCGGTGTACAAAATGGTCGATACGTGCGCGGCCGAGTTCACATCAGAAACGCCGTATTACTACAGCACGTATGAGGAAGAAAACGAGTCGATCGTGACGGAAACACCGAGCGTCATCGTGCTCGGTTCGGGCCCGATCCGCATCGGCCAAGGGATCGAATTTGACTACGCAACCGTCCATTGCGTCTGGGCCATTAAGCAGGCCGGCTATGAGGCGATCATCATCAACAACAACCCGGAAACAGTCTCCACCGATTTCAGCACGTCGGACAAACTGTACTTCGAGCCGCTGACGGCCGAAGACGTGATGCATGTCATCGACCTTGAGAAGCCGGTCGGCGTCATCGTTCAGTTTGGCGGCCAGACGGCGATCAATTTGGCGGCCGAACTCGAGGCGCGTGGCGTCCGCTTGCTCGGGACGACGCTGGAGGATTTGGACCGCGCCGAAGACCGCGACAAATTTGAACAGGCGCTTTCCGAACTCGGCATTCCCAAACCGGCCGGCAAAACGGCCGTTTCGGTCGAAGAAGCGGTCGCCATCGCCGAAGAGATCGGCTATCCGGTGCTCGTCCGCCCGTCGTACGTGCTCGGCGGCCGGGCGATGGAGATTGTGTACAATCGTGAGGAGCTGCTCCATTACATGGAGCACGCCGTGCGCGTCAACCCGCAGCACCCGGTGCTCGTCGACCGCTACATCACCGGCAAGGAAGTCGAAGTCGACGCCATTTCCGACGGCGAGACGGTCGTCATCCCGGGCATTATGGAGCATATCGAACGGGCCGGCGTCCATTCCGGCGACTCGATCGCCGTCTACCCGCCGCAAACGTTAAGTGTCGAAGTGATCGATAAGATCGCGGATGACACGATCCGGCTGGCGCGCGGGCTGCGCATCGTCGGGCTCTTAAACATCCAGTTCGTCGTCTCGGGAAGCGATGTCTACGTGTTGGAAGTAAACCCGCGTTCAAGCCGCACCGTGCCGTTTTTAAGCAAAATCACCGGCGTGCCGATGGCCAACCTCGCCACCAAGGCCATTTTAGGGGCGAAGCTGGCTGAGATGGGCTATGAAACCGGCGTTCGCCCGGTCCGTCCAGGCGTGTACGTGAAAGTGCCGGTGTTCTCGTTTGCGAAATTGCGCAATGTCGACATTTCGCTCGGCCCGGAAATGAAATCGACCGGTGAAGTGATCGGTAAGGATGTGACGTTTGAAAAAGCGCTCTATAAAGGACTTGTCGCCTCGGGCATCCACATCCAGCCGCACGGGGCGGTGCTGTTGACGGTCGCGGACAAAGACAAAGAAGAAGCGGTCGAGCTGGCCCGCCGCTTTGCGGACATCGGCTATCAGCTGCTGGCGACGAACGGCACGGCGGAAACGCTGAAAGCGGCCGGCATCCCGGTGACGGTCGTCAATAAAATCCATTCGGCGTCGCCGAACATTTTGGATGTCATCCGTCAAGGGAAGGCGCAAGTCGTCATCAACACGTTGACGAAAGGGAAACAGCCGGAAAGCGACGGCTTCCGCATCCGCCGCGAAGCGGTCGAAAACGGCATTCCGTGCTTGACGTCGCTCGATACCGCACGGGCGATGCTGCAAGTGCTCGAATCGATGACGTTCTCGACAACGGCGATGACGGAAGAGTTGGTGCGGTCATGA
- a CDS encoding dihydroorotate dehydrogenase electron transfer subunit produces MIGREQMTVASQRLIAERTYELTLAGRLVQEMKQPGQFVHVKVAASADPLLRRPLSLCQIDHKQGQCTIIYRQEGKGTALLAQKQPGDTVDVLGPLGNGFPLEAAPAGGRALLVGGGIGVPPLYELAKQLANRGVNVVSVLGFQTKAAVFYEEKFAAFGETYIATDDGSHGAAGRVTDVIEARALEFDVLYACGPKPMLKALDERFRGRPVYLSLEERMGCGVGACFACVCHVPGSETAYKKVCSDGPVFRAGEVVL; encoded by the coding sequence ATGATCGGCCGCGAACAAATGACGGTCGCAAGCCAGCGGCTGATCGCCGAGCGCACGTATGAATTGACGCTGGCAGGCCGCCTCGTGCAAGAGATGAAGCAGCCCGGCCAGTTCGTTCATGTGAAAGTGGCCGCATCCGCCGATCCGCTCTTGCGCCGCCCGCTCAGCCTTTGTCAAATCGACCACAAGCAGGGGCAATGCACGATCATTTACCGCCAGGAAGGGAAGGGCACCGCGCTGTTGGCGCAAAAACAGCCGGGCGACACGGTCGATGTGCTCGGCCCGCTCGGCAACGGCTTTCCGCTCGAAGCCGCGCCGGCGGGCGGCCGGGCGCTGTTGGTCGGCGGCGGCATCGGCGTTCCGCCGCTCTATGAACTGGCGAAACAGCTGGCGAACCGGGGCGTGAACGTCGTGAGCGTGCTCGGGTTCCAAACGAAAGCGGCGGTCTTTTACGAAGAAAAATTTGCCGCGTTCGGCGAGACGTATATCGCCACCGATGACGGGTCGCACGGGGCGGCGGGCCGCGTCACCGATGTGATCGAAGCGCGCGCGCTCGAGTTTGACGTGTTGTACGCCTGCGGCCCGAAGCCGATGCTAAAGGCGCTCGATGAACGGTTCCGCGGCCGACCGGTGTACTTGTCGTTGGAAGAGCGGATGGGCTGCGGCGTCGGGGCGTGCTTCGCCTGCGTCTGCCATGTGCCGGGAAGCGAAACGGCGTATAAAAAAGTATGCAGCGACGGTCCGGTGTTTCGGGCCGGGGAGGTGGTGTTATGA